AGGTTCTTCAACACCGCCCAAAATGGCAGCTACTTTATTTGGCTCATCCTTTGGCTGCGCTAGCGTAAATAACCTCTCTAAAATTTGTTGTATTGGGAGGTTTGAAATTTGCTTGGGTTCCAAATATTCAAAGCCCATTTTATTTGCAGAAGTTAATGTTGTTATGTAATCATTTTTTGATAATTCGTTAGAAGTGCGATTAAGAGTGTCCCAATAAGACTCGAGTTTTTCGTTTTGAAAGAACGCCATGCGTGCGGCAATACGCTTGTTCTTTGTCTTTAAAGAGAATCGAATTTGCGGGCTTTTGTAATGTGAAAGAAGATGATTTGGGACTTTCCGATTGAAGTAATAACAACCGTTTTTAAACAGTAAATATAACATGTGGTGTACTCCTTGGTGTGCAGGTTGGTGTGCAAGTCCAAGGAGTTATGTTATCTACAGCCGTTTGATAAAACAGAAGTTTCTTTTTATATCAAAGCCTAACAAACATTTCTTAATAGAAGAAATGGCGGAAAGGATGTCTGTAGAAAAACCCTTGTAATTGCGTGGTTTCCTTTCATATCAATAGCAAATTTTTTCTACGAGTTCAACAAAAATATTTTTGGTGTGCAATTCAGGATGCAGAAAGAGTGCAGAAATTATTAGCCTGATTCTTCCTTTGTTAATTGAAGTGCAATACTTAGAAGTTCTCTTTTTTTTCTCACATTCAATAGTTCTTCATGTAACCTCTCAAAAATAGGGAGATACCTGTCGCCATAAATAGTAACAATTTCCGCTGCAATTTTATGTGCCTTCTCAATTTTTTCATCGTAAGATAGATTTTGCATTAATGCTCCTTCAAATCGTAAGTTTTTGTGAAACAGTTTTTGCCGCTGGCTGTAAAGTATTCAAGAATTCAACTGCCTTTTGCGCCTGCGTTGCAGCTTGAAAGATAAACTTCTTGTCGTCTTTTAAATGCTTAAGCCATGACTGAATGTAGGCAGAATGATTAATCTCTGTTTTGGGTTCTATGCCTAGTTCGGCTGCAAGAAAACAAGCAGATAGTTCTGCAATGAGTTCTTCTTTCGCATAGCCTATCTTGTTTGATGACCTGCTATGAAATTCTCTGTTTAAGCGACTTGCATGTCCAGTCCAATGCGCGACCTCATGAGCAAGCGTACCATAATAAGAGATTGCGTTATCAAAGCTTTCAAAGGGTGGCATTGCAATGCGATCCATTTGCGGATAGTAGGCAGCTTCTGCTCCTGTAAAGATATTTGCTTTGGTTTCTGCAAAGAAATGTTCAACATCTTGCATACGCTCTTCTGGATTTGGAAAATATTTCGGTTCCGTCACTTCAAGAAAGCTTGCTGGCAGGTTTTCGATTTGTTCGATGTTGAATACCGTGTACATTTTCAGGAAAGGTATTTTTTCAATTTCCTTCTGACCATTTGGTAATTGCAATTCTTTTTCAAATTTATCTGCATATATAATCTGTGTGCCTTTCTCACCCTTACGAACATTTGCTCTTAGATTTTGCGCTTGTTTGAAGGTTATCCAGCAAGCAGAGTTGTAATTCTTTTCAGCCGCTGCCGCCCAAAGAAGAATAGTATTGATGCCAGTGAAAGGAATATCGTTGCTCCGCATGGGACGCATGATATGATTTTGAAGATTGCCGCTGTTCCAGGGTTTGCGCCAAGTCAGTTGCCCTTTCTCTAAATCGCTGATAATTTTATTGGTAACTGTTTCGTAAACATTTTCTTTGGTCATTTTAAAACTCGTGTGGATTTTCCCAAGTTAATTTTGTATTCAGAAATTGGTGTAAGGTCATACTTACTGCCCCACCATTCGACAAATTCTTTTGGTTTCATGAGTGCTTCCTGCGCGAAGGCTATATCGTCGGCACTAATACCTGCATCTGAAGTATCGATGCCGTATATTTTAATCATCGATTGATCTACTGAATCCCAATATTGAATAAAGCTTTGCATTTGTAATTTCCTTCTTCTAAAGAAAGAGAGCGCCTAAGCGCTCTCTCCCTGATCGGTTTCATTCTTTTTGAAAATGACGTAGTCAACTTTTCCAATCCGGAAATTTACGCCACCACCTGTTTTGTGAAAGAAAGCTCCACCAACTGGATGAAGATTGCCGTTTGAATCTTTTAGTTTCAGAGTGCCATCCGGTTTTCTTTTTTCTGTTTTTTGTTCTGTCATTTGATTTCTCCTTTGGTTTGAATGACCCTTTCGGGCGATGCCTCCGACAAGCCCGCTGTGTCTGCGGCGTCACACATGAAAATTGGGGGCGACCTTCAGGGGGAACCGATTTTCTTGTTGATGCAAGAAGCGGACACCGAGGGCAAGGGGCAACAAATGCACGAATGTTCATTTCAAAACTCCTTTGAGAAATTAAGACGGGTGACAAAAAAGAAAACTTAGAAAGGCAGCGGATCATTTGATCGATTGAAAACGACTCTTTCATCCATGAGTGAATAGTAGCCTTCCTTTGAAACTATCAGGTGGTCAATGACGGGAATTTCAAATTGGGAACCAACTTCAACAAATTTTTGAGTGAGCCGAATATCAGGAACGCTTGGCTTTAAGTTTCCAGTAGGATGGTTGTGAGCAAGAATGATGGAACTGGCATTTCCGAGCAAAGCGGTGGCAAAAACGAGTTTCAAGTCGACATAGCATCTTGATGTACCGCCTGAGCAAATATTGGAAATACCCAAACAAGAATTGCGGCTGTTGAGCAAGAGAATTTTGAATTCTTCAAGCAATTCGATTTTGTCCTTATCCCAAGTTTTCAAAAAAATGTTGTAGGCATCATCCGAAATTCGGACTATGGGTCTGTCGCTCGCTTTACCTTTATTACGATAAACAAGAGAAAGCTCTGCCACCTCATTGAATTCATCAACAGGAGATATTTTCGCAAATTGTTTTGGCATTCCTTTTCCTTTCAAGATTATCGGTGATTTGAAGTGAACCAATTATTGACATCCTTATGTGGACGGTAGATATCATTCATCGGTATATGAGATAGGTCACAACTGGAAAGAAAGTCATCTAGTTTCAAAATAGCTTTACGACCTGCTTCATCATTATCTAGCCAGGAAAAGACTTTTTTGTAGCTATAGTTTGCAATGTAGGGGAACGCCCTAGACAGATTGCAAGTTGAGTGCAGAATAATCACGTCACCTTCAAATTGCTTCTTGTCCTGATAAGTAAGCGCCGTGAGAAAATCGAAGCTGCCTTCAAAGATGTGTACTTCTTCTGGCAGTACTTTACTGCCTCGGATAAGTGTGACGCCTTTGGATGGAAAAGTACCTTTGAAGAATTCGTTACGAAGTTCATAGCCGCCATTTTCGTTTTGCAAGCCGATTGCAAAAAAGCTTTTGCCTGATAGTTGATTGAAGACATGAATTTCCTTGCAATATTTCTTTGCCGCGGACACTGAAATGTTGCGGCTCTTCAAATAGTCAATTAGAGATGGATGTTGTAATCCTGTAACTTTTTTTAAATGGAGCGAGTCGTTTTTGTCCGGCGTACCCACAACGCACGGACTAAAAACGACGTTCGTGTTCATGTTTCTAAGCCAGCGCAGAATATCAACTGTCGTATAGTCTTCACCGATAGTCTTCAGATAATGTCTTACAAAAGCGATCGTGCCGCCGCCAACTTCTTCACCAAAATCAAACCAGACATTTCTTGCTGTGTTGATTTTAAAGCTTGCTGTCTTTTCATTGCGGAATGGAGATAAATAAAATACATCGTTGCCACGTTTTTGTGCAGGATTGATACCAAGCTTGTGCATGATATCGGTCAAAGGAATAGCCTTAGCCTTTTCTACGTTCATAGAAAACCTCTTTTGTAAGTCGTTGCTATAAGTAAATTATTGTTTAGAAGGGCATCGTCTGCTTCAGGAGATATAAATCCAATGACTCAACGCGATATCGAACAAGTCCGTTAATATAAACCGGATTGAGTTCGTGCAGGTTTTTGATGCGCCAGGTCGCAAGGCTTTTCGGCGACCGCTTAATATGGCTTGCCGCTTTTTCAGTATTGAACAAAGGTTGCTTACTAATCGGCGCACCCGTAAACTTTATAATGTCTGTAACGAGGTAAAAGACTTCACGACCGTCTTTTATATTTGAGATATGCTTTCCCCGACAGTCCCAAGTTGCGATCGTTATAATCGGGCAGTCGTAGTACCAGGCAAGTTTCTTTCTAGACCATCGTAAGGTTGTAGGCATGTTGCTCCCCTCTATGTATGCAGCCATGTTTTGACCCCTCAAAACTTTGGCTTATGAAATCAGAATATACCAAATTCTGTTAAACAAAGATTTCAACTTCGTCGACTTGATGCCGAACAAAGCTATTTGTGTCAGTCAAGAAATTTTCTGTTAGTAAAAGGAGTTTGGTTTGAAATTTTTTGATAGACGATTGATCCGAATCGATATGAGTGGAGGAGATTTTTCTTTAAGACACAATATTGTGCATACAAATATATTCGAATTTGATTACACAAGTATTCAACGAAAGGTAAGGGATTCGAATCTGTTTATATAAGCCCAGGAATTAAACCGGAACCGTAAACTATGTTGTGGTTTACTTAGATAATAGTAAAACATTAATTATAGCGTTTTAATATACAAAACCTTCTACCAATTTATCTGACGGAAAAAGTACACCTAATCTTTTAGTTTTTTTATTAATACCTGGCATACGATCAGACATTAATTGTACAAATATCTTTAGTGAATTTGAATCCATTGCCATTAAGATAAGCTCGATAAGATCGGAAATTGTTTGAAAGTCTTCTATAGCTTTTGAACGTTCAACATTTGTGCAATAGTTCCGCATCATTCTTCTAATCATTCCCTCATCATTTTCAAACAGTGGAATAGTATTTTGGTCAAACCATACATCTTCGACAATGAGTTTATAAGGATCAATGTTTCCATGTAAAAAATCATTCCTTTTATTCATTAGAGTATGAAATTTTTTAAATGCGTTGCTGCTGTAATCAATTTGATTTGGAAAACACGTGCAATGTAAATGTAATGTCTTAACCCTGATATCTATATGATCTCTAATCAATCCTTCATAAAGTCTTTCATCATTTTTATATTCGTCCTTGCGAAAAACTAATAGTATTAAATTAATAAATGATTCCGCCATAACGGGACAAAGCATTCTTATTGTAGTTCCTAAAGAAGCAGCTTTGCTTATATTTTTTGTCCATTTTTCTAAATCTTTTTGATACTTATTAATATCTTCTTTCGATTTAGGTGTACCGGTCTGCACTTCTTCCAAATTCAGCTTTTCCAATTGCTGAATGTATCCTTGTAAAGTATGTTCTATTCT
The Ferruginibacter albus DNA segment above includes these coding regions:
- a CDS encoding toprim domain-containing protein, translated to MNVEKAKAIPLTDIMHKLGINPAQKRGNDVFYLSPFRNEKTASFKINTARNVWFDFGEEVGGGTIAFVRHYLKTIGEDYTTVDILRWLRNMNTNVVFSPCVVGTPDKNDSLHLKKVTGLQHPSLIDYLKSRNISVSAAKKYCKEIHVFNQLSGKSFFAIGLQNENGGYELRNEFFKGTFPSKGVTLIRGSKVLPEEVHIFEGSFDFLTALTYQDKKQFEGDVIILHSTCNLSRAFPYIANYSYKKVFSWLDNDEAGRKAILKLDDFLSSCDLSHIPMNDIYRPHKDVNNWFTSNHR
- a CDS encoding ArdC family protein encodes the protein MTKENVYETVTNKIISDLEKGQLTWRKPWNSGNLQNHIMRPMRSNDIPFTGINTILLWAAAAEKNYNSACWITFKQAQNLRANVRKGEKGTQIIYADKFEKELQLPNGQKEIEKIPFLKMYTVFNIEQIENLPASFLEVTEPKYFPNPEERMQDVEHFFAETKANIFTGAEAAYYPQMDRIAMPPFESFDNAISYYGTLAHEVAHWTGHASRLNREFHSRSSNKIGYAKEELIAELSACFLAAELGIEPKTEINHSAYIQSWLKHLKDDKKFIFQAATQAQKAVEFLNTLQPAAKTVSQKLTI
- a CDS encoding JAB domain-containing protein, which produces MPKQFAKISPVDEFNEVAELSLVYRNKGKASDRPIVRISDDAYNIFLKTWDKDKIELLEEFKILLLNSRNSCLGISNICSGGTSRCYVDLKLVFATALLGNASSIILAHNHPTGNLKPSVPDIRLTQKFVEVGSQFEIPVIDHLIVSKEGYYSLMDERVVFNRSNDPLPF